In one Zalophus californianus isolate mZalCal1 chromosome 10, mZalCal1.pri.v2, whole genome shotgun sequence genomic region, the following are encoded:
- the SSR2 gene encoding translocon-associated protein subunit beta isoform X2, producing the protein MRLLASVLLALFAAVSHAEDGARLLASKSLLNRYAVEGRDLTLQYNIYNVGSSAALDVELSDDSFPPEDFGIVSGMLNVKWDRIAPASNVSHTVVLRPLKAGYFNFTSATVTYLAQEDGPVVIGFTSAPGQGGILAQREFDRRFSPHFLDWAAFGVMTLPSIGIPLLLWYSSKRKYDTPKTKKN; encoded by the exons ATGAGGCTGCTGGCATCGGTGTTGTTGGCCCTGTTTGCTGCTGTCAGTCATGCAGAGGACGGAGCCCGGCTGCTGGCCTCCAAGTCGCTGCTGAACAGATACGCCGTGGAGGGGCGAGACCTGACCTTACAGTACAACATCTACAATGTCGGCTCGAG CGCTGCGTTAGACGTGGAGTTATCTGATGATTCCTTCCCTCCGGAGGACTTTGGCATTGTTTCCGGAATGCTCAATGTCAAATGGGACCGGATTGCCCC CGCTAGCAACGTCTCCCACACCGTGGTCCTGCGCCCGCTCAAGGCCGGCTATTTCAACTTCACCTCGGCAACCGTCACTTACCTGGCCCAGGAGGATGGGCCCGTCGTG attggctttACCAGCGCCCCCGGACAGGGAGGAATCCTGGCCCAGCGAGAGTTTGATCGGAGGTTCTCCCCACATTTT CTGGACTGGGCAGCCTTCGGAGTCATGACGCTGCCCTCCATCGGCATCCCCCTGCTGCTGTGGTACTCCAGCAAGCGGAAGTACGACACTCCCAAGACCAAGAAGAACTGA
- the SSR2 gene encoding translocon-associated protein subunit beta isoform X1, with protein MRLLASVLLALFAAVSHAEDGARLLASKSLLNRYAVEGRDLTLQYNIYNVGSSAALDVELSDDSFPPEDFGIVSGMLNVKWDRIAPASNVSHTVVLRPLKAGYFNFTSATVTYLAQEDGPVVIGFTSAPGQGGILAQREFDRRFSPHFPLPPSGSCLLSTRVKDQASESVLKPYRQECLQQRASSLEGPLVPAAALQCEL; from the exons ATGAGGCTGCTGGCATCGGTGTTGTTGGCCCTGTTTGCTGCTGTCAGTCATGCAGAGGACGGAGCCCGGCTGCTGGCCTCCAAGTCGCTGCTGAACAGATACGCCGTGGAGGGGCGAGACCTGACCTTACAGTACAACATCTACAATGTCGGCTCGAG CGCTGCGTTAGACGTGGAGTTATCTGATGATTCCTTCCCTCCGGAGGACTTTGGCATTGTTTCCGGAATGCTCAATGTCAAATGGGACCGGATTGCCCC CGCTAGCAACGTCTCCCACACCGTGGTCCTGCGCCCGCTCAAGGCCGGCTATTTCAACTTCACCTCGGCAACCGTCACTTACCTGGCCCAGGAGGATGGGCCCGTCGTG attggctttACCAGCGCCCCCGGACAGGGAGGAATCCTGGCCCAGCGAGAGTTTGATCGGAGGTTCTCCCCACATTTT CCTCTGCCACCTTCTGGATCCTGCCTGCTCTCAACCAGAGTGAAGGACCAGGCCTCGGAGTCCGTCCTGAAGCCATACAGGCAGGAATGCCTCCAGCAACGAGCCTCGAGCCTCGAGGGCCCTCTGGTGCCCGCTGCAGCGCTGCAGTGTGAACTCTGA